In the genome of Nitrospirota bacterium, one region contains:
- a CDS encoding DUF3276 family protein, translating into MDEKMSVFKRMVRAGKRTYFFDVKSTKNSKKFLIISESIPSGEGKFNRSSLLIFQDDMENFFSAFSEAKVLLK; encoded by the coding sequence ATGGATGAGAAGATGAGTGTATTTAAGAGGATGGTGCGGGCTGGGAAACGCACATATTTCTTTGATGTAAAGTCTACAAAGAACAGCAAAAAATTTCTGATAATATCGGAGAGCATACCGAGTGGAGAAGGCAAATTCAACCGCTCCTCCCTGCTGATATTTCAGGACGACATGGAAAACTTCTTCAGCGCCTTTTCTGAGGCAAAGGTGCTATTGAAATAA